The genomic region TCAATGCAAGGGCGAATCATAGCTATGAAACGAGCATTTGGTTGTATACTATTGAGCAAAACGACGGATCGGCTGAGCAAAACGTAGGGTGAGACGATGCAAATCACGGGGAAAGATCGCGACCTGCTGGCGTTGCTTGCGGAGAATGCCCGCCTGCCGGTGGCGACGCTTGCCAAGCGGCTGTCGCTGTCTCGGACGACGGTCCAAGCACGGCTTGAGCGATTGGAGCGGGAAGGTGTAATCGCGGGCTATGGAGTGAGGTTGTCGGAGCGCTACACGGCCGGTCTGGTGCGGGCGCATGTCCTGATTACCATCGCTCCTAAAGCGCTTTCGCAGGTCACCTCGTCACTTGATCAGATCCAGGAGTTGACGGCGCTTCATTCAGTAAGTGGTTCGTTTGACCTGATCGCAATCATTACAGCGCCATCGATCGCCGAACTCGATCAGTTGATCGACCAGATCGGAACAATTGACGGCGTTGAGCGTACCCTCTCCTCCATTATTCTCTCGACTCGCATCGCACGATGAAAATGCCGGAGCGTCACCTTTATTCGCCAGTGCCCGGAAGATATCGAAAGTAGGGACGTCTTCGCCGCAGTGCTCAAAAGATCTTTCCCGGGCCGATCTCCACGAGGAGGTCGGCTCGCCATTGGTTGTTAGGCGCCTAGGCCGGATGGGAGTGGATCGGCGCCGCCGTAGTGGCAATTTCTGCATCGGCGTGATGACAGGCGGTCAGGAGACCAGGGGCGGCGGTTCGCGCGGTCAAGGCGGGCTCCTGTTCTTCGCAAATCGACGTCGCCTTCCAGCAACGCGTTCGGAAACGACATCCGCTTGGCGGATTTGCCGGGCTCGGCAGATCTCCCTGCAGGACGATGCGCTTGCGGTGCCCGCGAAGCCTTGGATCCGGTGTCGGGACGGCCGACATCAGGGCCTGCGTATAAGGATGAGCCGCCGCGCTGAAGATTAATTGCTTCGGCCCCGTTTCGATGATCTTGCCGAGATACATCACCATCACACGGTCTGCGATATGCCGCACAACGGCGAGATCATGCGCGACGAAAAGCATCGCCAGATTGCGCTCGCGCCTCAGCCTTACCAGCAGGTTGACCACTTGCGCCTGGATCGACACGTCGAGGGCCGAGACAGGCTCGTCGCAGACAAGGAGAGCAGGATTGAGCGCGAGAGCGCGCGCTATTCCAAGGCGCTGCCGCTGACCGCCTGAAAATTCCGAAGGATACCGGTTCGCATGTTCGGCGCGTAGCCCCACGGATTCGAGTAATTTGACGGTCTCTTCACGCCAGCTGCTCTTGGGTAGGATACCCGGATGCAGCACCCAGGGTTCGGAAATCAGCCGATCGACACGCATACGGGGATTGAGCGACTGGTAGGGGTCCTGGAAAACGACCTGCATCTTGCGGCGCAATTGATGCAGCTGCCGGCCGCTGGCCGTCGTAATGTCCACGCCGTCGAGCAAGGCGCTGCCGCTGGTCGCAGGCCCGAGTTTCAAGAGCGTCCGCACCAGCGAGGTCTTGCCGCAACCGCTTTCGCCGACAAGGCCCAGCGTCTCCCCGCTGGCAATCTCGAAGCTGACATCGTCGACGGCACGCACAGATGCGGAGGTACTGCCGAAGTGCCGGGAGAGGTTTTGGACTTTCAGAAGGGGTTCTATCATGCTGGCGATACCGGGAAGTGGCAGGCGGCTTTACGGCCCGGTCCTACGGTTTCAAGTTCAGGCACGACCTCGGCACAGAGCTCTTCGGCGCGCGGACAACGGGTTCTGAATGCGCAGCCGGAAGGGAGGGAGACAGGATTCGGAGCGGAGCCGGGAATCGGTACCAGTTCGCGCTCATCTGTGTCCATGCGCGGCTGCGAGGCAAGCAATCCGACGGTGTAAGGATGCCGGGCGTCCGCGAACAGTTCGAAGACGCCCGCGGTTTCAACGATACGTCCAGCATACATGACGGCGACGCGATCCGCGAGTTCGGCCACCACGCCCAGATCGTGGGTGATGAAGATCATGCCAGCATCGCTGCGCTTGCGAATATTAGCAAGAAGATCGACCACCTGCGCCTGGATGGTGACGTCGAGCGCCGTCGTCGGCTCGTCTGCGATGATGACGTCCGGTTCTAGTGCCACGGCCATGGCGATCATGATGCGCTGGCGCATACCACCTGAAAACTCATGCGGATATTGCCGGGCACGACGTTGGGGGTCAGGAATGCCTATGGCCGTTAGGAGGTCGATCACAGCCTTTTCGACACCGCCTTCCGGATTGCGCCCGTGGATGCGGAACATTTCGGCGATCTGCCATCCCACGGGGTAGACCGGATTGAGCGCCGCAAGCGCATCCTGAAAGATCAGGCCAATCCGAGCGCCGCAAAGATCGCGTCGGTCGTTCCGCGAAAGCTGCAGGAGCTCGGCACCATCGAAGCGGATCGATCCGTCATTGATTGCGCCCGGAGGATTGGGAACGAGATCCATGATCGCCGATGCCGTCACCGACTTGCCGGAGCCGCTTTCGCCGACAAGCGCCAGGACCTCCCCACGCTCGAGCGAGAAGGAGACACCGTTGAGTGCAAGGATGCGCCCGGCTGCGGTATCGAAGCTGACCTGCAGGTCGTCGACCTCGAGAAGAGCCATCAACGCCTCCGGCTCACAAGGCGCCACTGTTGCGTCGGGTCGTTGACGATCCGGAACCAGTTGGCGAGGAGATTGAAGGACATGGTCGTGAGCATCACAGCCAGGCCAGGGAAAAAGCCGAGCCACCAGGCGGAAGACAGATACCCCTGGCCCTGCGCTACCATCAGGCCCCAACTGACCGCAGGCGGCTGGATGCCGAGGCCGAGATAGCTCAGCCCGGATTCGAAAAGCATGACCATGGCGAGATTGACCGAGGCGAGCGTCAACATCGTGGGAGCGACGCTCGGGAGGATGTGGTTGCGCAATATCCAGACAGGCCCGCCGCCGAAAACGCGCGCAGCATCAACGAAAAGCCTCTCCCGGACTTCCAGGGTCTCGGCTCTTGCGACGCGGATATAGGCAGGCATGCGAGTGACGGCGAGCACGATCACCAGGTTGCTGACGCTCGGGCCGAACAAATAGAGGCCGAAAAGCGCCACCAGCAGCGTCGGGAAACCCAGGATGATGTCGCAGACCCGCATGATGACGTTGCCGCCGATGCCGCCGAAGTAACCGGCAATCACGCCGAGCAGCGTTCCCCCGATCAAGCTTGTCAAGACGGTCACGAG from Rhizobium gallicum bv. gallicum R602sp harbors:
- a CDS encoding ABC transporter permease; protein product: MTNTTADFLPSTRERRSRRVLWLMRALAGDPMAVAAMIWLLIAVLAILTDALSLLGDSRISLKARNLPPFDFGQSWTLWLGADALGRPLLVRLIQAASTTIGIALVTVLTSLIGGTLLGVIAGYFGGIGGNVIMRVCDIILGFPTLLVALFGLYLFGPSVSNLVIVLAVTRMPAYIRVARAETLEVRERLFVDAARVFGGGPVWILRNHILPSVAPTMLTLASVNLAMVMLFESGLSYLGLGIQPPAVSWGLMVAQGQGYLSSAWWLGFFPGLAVMLTTMSFNLLANWFRIVNDPTQQWRLVSRRR
- a CDS encoding ABC transporter ATP-binding protein, whose amino-acid sequence is MIEPLLKVQNLSRHFGSTSASVRAVDDVSFEIASGETLGLVGESGCGKTSLVRTLLKLGPATSGSALLDGVDITTASGRQLHQLRRKMQVVFQDPYQSLNPRMRVDRLISEPWVLHPGILPKSSWREETVKLLESVGLRAEHANRYPSEFSGGQRQRLGIARALALNPALLVCDEPVSALDVSIQAQVVNLLVRLRRERNLAMLFVAHDLAVVRHIADRVMVMYLGKIIETGPKQLIFSAAAHPYTQALMSAVPTPDPRLRGHRKRIVLQGDLPSPANPPSGCRFRTRCWKATSICEEQEPALTARTAAPGLLTACHHADAEIATTAAPIHSHPA
- a CDS encoding Lrp/AsnC family transcriptional regulator, with amino-acid sequence MQITGKDRDLLALLAENARLPVATLAKRLSLSRTTVQARLERLEREGVIAGYGVRLSERYTAGLVRAHVLITIAPKALSQVTSSLDQIQELTALHSVSGSFDLIAIITAPSIAELDQLIDQIGTIDGVERTLSSIILSTRIAR
- a CDS encoding ABC transporter ATP-binding protein — its product is MALLEVDDLQVSFDTAAGRILALNGVSFSLERGEVLALVGESGSGKSVTASAIMDLVPNPPGAINDGSIRFDGAELLQLSRNDRRDLCGARIGLIFQDALAALNPVYPVGWQIAEMFRIHGRNPEGGVEKAVIDLLTAIGIPDPQRRARQYPHEFSGGMRQRIMIAMAVALEPDVIIADEPTTALDVTIQAQVVDLLANIRKRSDAGMIFITHDLGVVAELADRVAVMYAGRIVETAGVFELFADARHPYTVGLLASQPRMDTDERELVPIPGSAPNPVSLPSGCAFRTRCPRAEELCAEVVPELETVGPGRKAACHFPVSPA